TCATAGCTTGCTGTGTGCTGAAACACTTTCGCTGCTAGTTGCTTTTTGTAGGAAACAGGCACATCGCCTTCTTGTAAATAAGAGAGCACTTCACTGTAGGTTTCTGGTTGCACGACAACCGTTACATGTTCGAAGTTTTTCGCAGCTGCACGAAGCATCGTAGGTCCACCGATGTCGATGTTCTCAATTGCCTCAGCCTCTGTAATGCCTTCTTTTGCGATGGTTTCTTTGAATGGATATAAGTTCACAACCACTAAGTCTATCCCTGTTATCCCAAGCTCTTCTAGTTGTTGAATGTGATCTTGGTTTGTCTTTTGAGCCAACAGGCCGGCATGTATATGAGGGTGAAGTGTCTTCACTCTGCCTTGTAAAATTTCCGGAAATTCGGTTACGTCAGAAATGCCTGTTACGGTAACACCCGCTTCCTCTAGCGTACGTTTTGTGCCACCAGTAGAGACAAGCTCATAACCGAGTTGGTTTAGTTGGGTAGCAAATTCTACAATACCTTCTTTATTCGATACACTTAGTAGTGCGCGCTTTGTCTGAGCCACGTTAGATCTCTCCTTCTACAAATTGTTGAATAACTGCTGGATAGAGTCGGTGCTCTATCTGTTGGATTTTTTTCTGTAAGGATTGGGCATCGTCTGTAGTTTGGATTCGAACAACCTCTTGTTCTATAATCGGCCCAGTATCCATTCCTTCATCAACGAGGTGAACGGTAACCCCCGTTACTTTCACATTCGCTTCCATCGCTTGTTCCACTGCATCTTTACCAGGAAAAGCTGGTAGTAGGGAGGGATGGATATTCATAATTCGACCTTCATACGCTTTCAATAGTGTTGAACCAACCAGACGCATATACCCAGCTAAGGCAATAAGTTCAACATCCGCTTCTTGTAACATTCGAACAATTTCAGCTTCAAAATCAGCTTTCTGTTCATAATCACGTGGGCGGAAGCAAAACACGGAGATACCTAGCGCTTGAGCTTTTTCCTTCACAGGTGCATGCTCTCGATCACAAACGAGCACTTTCACCTGACAAGGGAGACGTCCCGCTAACGCTTCTTCTGCGATTGCTTCAAAATTTGACCCACTTCCAGAGGCAAACACGGCAATGTTCGTTAAGCCATTACTCATCGGTACGTCACACCTTGCCCTTCTATGACAGTTCCAATCGTATAAGCCTCTTCCCCTGCATGCTGAACCGCAGTTATAGTAGCATCTACGTCCTCAGGTGCTACAGCTAGGACCATGCCAATTCCCATGTTAAAAATACTCATCATGTCTTGTTTCTCCATACCAACGATATCACTTAAGAAGGTAAATATCGACGGTACTGGCCAGCTACCTTGTTCAACCTGGGCTCCAAATGCATCACCAAACATGCGTGGGATATTTTCTTCAAATCCTCCACCAGTAATATGGGAAATAGCTTTGATGGTAACGTGTTGCTGTACTTCTTGAATCGCTTTTGCATAGAGTTTCGTCGGGGTTAACAGAACGTCTCCTAAAGATTGATCAAACGTTTGATCAAGACCTTTATATTGCGCTTGTAAGTCCAATCCATATTCCTCGATCCACTTACGAACTAATGAAAATCCATTGGAATGTATCCCACTCGACGAAAGTCCAATCAAAACATCACCAGTGTTTACTTCTTTTCCCGTAATGAGTTGCTCTTTCTCGGCTACTCCAACAACAAACCCAGCTAGGTCATACTCTTCTTCTTTATACATACCAGGCATCTCGGCTGTTTCCCCGCCAATTAATGCGCAACCGGACTGTTCACATCCGTCCGCAATCCCTTTGACAATGGCCTCAATGCGTTCAGGTTCATTTTTACCACAAGCAATGTAGTCTTGAAAAAATAACGGCTCTGCCCCTTGAGCAACAATATCGTTCACACACATGGCGACTGCATCGACGCCAATCGTATCGTGACGATTCATCTCAAAAGCGAGTTTTAACTTGGTGCCAACCCCATCCGTACCAGAGATAAGGACAGGTTCCTTGTAGGATAGCATGGAAAAATCGAACATGCCACCAAAGCTTCCCAATCCTCCCATGACTTCACGGCGATGGGTCCGCTTCACATGATCTTTCATTTGATCGACAGCCTGATACCCTGCTTCTACATCAACGCCGGCCTGTTTATAATGATCACGCATGCTTACACCTCCTTAT
Above is a window of Pontibacillus yanchengensis DNA encoding:
- the purN gene encoding phosphoribosylglycinamide formyltransferase, encoding MSNGLTNIAVFASGSGSNFEAIAEEALAGRLPCQVKVLVCDREHAPVKEKAQALGISVFCFRPRDYEQKADFEAEIVRMLQEADVELIALAGYMRLVGSTLLKAYEGRIMNIHPSLLPAFPGKDAVEQAMEANVKVTGVTVHLVDEGMDTGPIIEQEVVRIQTTDDAQSLQKKIQQIEHRLYPAVIQQFVEGEI
- the purM gene encoding phosphoribosylformylglycinamidine cyclo-ligase, which codes for MRDHYKQAGVDVEAGYQAVDQMKDHVKRTHRREVMGGLGSFGGMFDFSMLSYKEPVLISGTDGVGTKLKLAFEMNRHDTIGVDAVAMCVNDIVAQGAEPLFFQDYIACGKNEPERIEAIVKGIADGCEQSGCALIGGETAEMPGMYKEEEYDLAGFVVGVAEKEQLITGKEVNTGDVLIGLSSSGIHSNGFSLVRKWIEEYGLDLQAQYKGLDQTFDQSLGDVLLTPTKLYAKAIQEVQQHVTIKAISHITGGGFEENIPRMFGDAFGAQVEQGSWPVPSIFTFLSDIVGMEKQDMMSIFNMGIGMVLAVAPEDVDATITAVQHAGEEAYTIGTVIEGQGVTYR